GTCGACTGCATCCGTGCCGTTATGAAACTGGAGCAGGATAACCTGGCATCCATCGAGCGCACTGACCGGGCCATCGGTCTGCGCTGAACTAAAAGGCCATCCGCGGCCCGGTTTCGCTCGTATTAAAAATTGACCGGAATCGCTGGTGGCCGAGCAAATCATTTTTTATTGCATCGCCATGCTGGTGATGGAGAGCCGTTGCTCAGCTCTCAATATGGCCACCAGGGGAAAATGACATGAAGGACCATCTCACCATCGACGACCTTGATCTTGAAGATAAGACCGTCATCTACCGTGTGGACATCAACTGCCCGCTACAGGAAGTGACCCTTGAACTGGCCAATGACAATCGTATCCGGGAGATCCTCCCCACTCTGAAAGAACTGCTGGCCCGTAAGGCTAAGGTGGTCATATTGGCGCACCAGAGCCGGCCGGGGGAGTGGGACTATATCTCGCTGGAGAGCCACGCCCGACGTATCGCCGAGCTCTTGGGGCAGGAAGTGAACTATGTGGATGACCTTTACGGAGAGAACGCTCGAAAGGCCATCTCCAATATGAAGCCGGGCATGGCCATAATGCTTCGGAACGTGAGGGATGAGCCAGGTGAGATGGAGAAGAGGTCGATGGATGAGCATGCCAGATCTCCAATGGTCGAGGTGCTTTCGAAGCTCGCTGACATCTATGTTAATGACGCTTTCGGGGCGGCGCACCGCTCTCAATGTTCCTTGGTGGGATTTCAGGCCGTTATGCCTTCTGCCGCAGGAAGGCTCATGGAGAGAGAGCTGCAGGCGTTGGAAACGGTTTTCGGCTCGCCTGCGCATCCTTGCATCTTCGTTCTCGGCGGGGCGAAGTTCTCTGACGCGATCAAGGTGGTCGACCGGGTCTTGGGCAGTAGGATCGCCGATCGGGTCATA
The nucleotide sequence above comes from Methanomassiliicoccales archaeon. Encoded proteins:
- the pgk gene encoding phosphoglycerate kinase: MKDHLTIDDLDLEDKTVIYRVDINCPLQEVTLELANDNRIREILPTLKELLARKAKVVILAHQSRPGEWDYISLESHARRIAELLGQEVNYVDDLYGENARKAISNMKPGMAIMLRNVRDEPGEMEKRSMDEHARSPMVEVLSKLADIYVNDAFGAAHRSQCSLVGFQAVMPSAAGRLMERELQALETVFGSPAHPCIFVLGGAKFSDAIKVVDRVLGSRIADRVILVGLVANAFLKAKGVDLGERSERNLMKEFTEENIGAASRLMEMYGDSIDLPFDVALEVNGARMDVPVSDLPSEHPIHDIGIGSAKAFVDILKDACTIFFSGPAGKIETDGFALGTHLLMEAAVGGKSFSVIGGGHTVSAAQRFGCCDRFSYVSTGGGALETYILGKPMPVVDALRASYRRHVLK